Below is a window of Acidobacteriota bacterium DNA.
GCAGACGGGGAGTGAAGGCGGGTCCGGCCGGGGTGGGATCGACCGGACCCTGGCGTCCGTCTCCGCCGGAAGGACGAGTCGGCAGTCCTCCTCTACCGATGCCAGGAGGTCCGCCACCAGGTCTTCCCGAGAGGAATCGGACGCTGCCTCTATATGGTAGACGATAGCCTCGGGGACGTAAAGGCAGGAATGGCCGGTGAACTGGGCTCTCAGGCTCAGTTCCACGTCCTCCAGGTACATGTAGTAGGTTTCATCGAAGAGCCCGATGCGGTCGAAGAGCCGGCGGCGGTAGAAGGCGGCGCCGGCGCTGGCCCCCAGGACCGGCCGGCTATGGCTGTGGAGCCGGCACGCGTCGCCCCGGCCCCGCTTGAAGGGCATTCCCGTCCGGTCGTAGCCGTCGCCGGCGCTGTCGATGAGGTCCCGCCGGCGGAAGTCCACCATTCGGGACGCCAGGAACCAATAGGAGGGGTTCCCGTCGAGCGCCGCCAGTCCCGCCTCCACCCAGCCCGGATCCACCTCCGTGTCGTTGTTCAGGAGCGCCACGTATTCGGAGCTGCAATGGAGGATGCCGCGATTCACCGCCCGGGCGAAACCCTGGTTCTCCTCCAGCGCCAGCGCCTCCACCCCGGGAAACCGGGTCTCCAGCATCTCCCGGGTCGAGTCGGTGGAACCGTTGTCCACCACCAGGACGGGGCATCGCACCCGCTGCCTGGCCAGCGACGAGAGGCAGTGCTCCAGCAGCCGGGCCCGGTTCCAGGTGGGGATGATCACCGTCAGCCTGGGATCGTAGCCGCCTGTCATGCCTGGCGTTCCTCCCGCCGGCCTCGAAGCAGCCCCAGGTTGTAGTGGTAGCTCATGAGATCCGGATAGAGGGAGCTCAGGTCCGGCCAACCCCGTCTCTCGGTCCAGGCGCAGGCCCAGGTCAGCAGCTCCATGCGCACCCGGTCCCGGAGCCGGTATCGGGGCAGGCGGTCCACGTTGAGGAAGTCCGCCAACTCGGGATGCTTGCGGTAGAAGTTCCAGGCCGAAGAGCCGACCCGCCGCTGCCGCCGGACGAAAGCCCTCACCGACGTGGGGTGGTGATGGTGGGCCACCGCGTCCGCGTGGTAGACCAGCCGCATCCCCATCCGGTGGAGCCGCCATCCCAACTCGATGTCCTCCCACCCGTACTCGCCGAAGTCCTCGTCGAACCCCCCCGACTCCCGGAAGAACTCCCGGGAGATGGAGAGGTTGCTGGTGTAGAAGAAGTTGAAGGGAACGTCGTTCGGGTCTTCGATCAGCGCGAACCCGAACTGCCACCCCTCCTCGCCCACGTACTCCATGAACCGGGTCCGGGGATACTCCCGGGCCCAAGGCGTGTACCCGATCACCACGACCCGTTCGGCATCCTCGTTCCGGACCCCGTCTCGGGCCCCGAGATGCCCTTCCAGAAAACCGGACCCGGGAACCGTATCGTCCCCCAGAAACACCAACCACTCCCCCCGGGCCCGCCCCACGCCCAGGTTCCGCGCCGCGCCCTGCTTGCGATTCTCCTGGTGAAGGTAAACCAGTGGCACCGGATACTCCGAAGCCAACCCCCGAACCCGCTCGCCCGTGTCGTCGGTGGACCCGTCGTCCACCACGATCACCTCGTAGGGAACGCCGCCCCCCGAATCGTCCGCAGTCTCCTCAAGCAACGTCTGCCGCCCCAGCGCCTCCAACGTCCGCACCAGGATCCGGGACCGGTTGAAGGTCGGGATGACGACGGTCGCTCGCATGGTCCTGCCCCAAGTCTACCAAGGAGTGCCGATTTCCAATCGCCGTGAGAGGGGGGACGGTCGACCGATGGGTCACACGGCCTTCTTGCCGCCGATGATCCGGCGCGGGATGAAGCTGGTCAGGTTGGGGTTTCGTCAGGCGTGCCGCGGCGTCGCGCGCCGGCGATTGGAACGCACAGTCGCGGAATCGGTCAGTCTGTCCTTGCCGTGATCGAGTCGCCCAGGCCCTTCAGGAGGCCTTCAATGTGGGCGATGCGTTCCCGGATCTGGACAAATCCATCCTGGAGTCGGCTGATATCGGATTTCACCCATGCAAACAGGGAAACCATCAAGCCTCCCAATGCGAGCGAGGCAGCGACGATACCAACGAGTTCCGGGGTCATATCCGAACCTCCCTCCGATTGATCGCGACGGAACCTGCCCGGCAAACCGTGAACAGATGCCTGCCGCGAATTGTACCGCCATTTGAATTAACGTTCCCAACCAGGAAAAGACGGCCGATTTCCAATCGCCCGCTCTTGCGTCGCCGCATGGCTACGCGGGAGTCCGGCGGTTAGGAAACCGCCGTTCCATCCTGACCGGCGGTCAGGAAACCGCCACTCCCGCTGGGATCCTTCGCATATTCTTCGGGGCCGTCGTTGTATATTGTTGAATGCAAGACATCGGAGGACTCCAAGCCATGAATGTCGATCTGATCAGCGTCCTGGTAGCCGTCGTCGCAGTAGGAGTCGGCCTGGCCGGACTGGTGTTAGCCGGCTGGCGGGGCGTCCGGCATGAAATGCGCGACATGCGCCACGAGATGCGCGGAGAGATCCACGAAGTCCGGCACGAGATGCGGGATATGCGGCAAGAGGTTCGGGACATGCGCAACCACATGGGACGGATCGATTCCCATATCGCCGAACTCCGGGAACGTATCGGCCATGTGGAGGGACTACTGCAGGGACTGCTGGAAGTCTTCATTCCCCGCACCGTGGACTAGGACGAGCGCCAGGAAGGGCGATTGGAAGGGCGATTGGAAGGGCGATTGGAAGGGCGATTGGAAGGGCGATTTCCTAATCGCCCATTCTTCTTCCCCCCAAGCCGAGTAAGAAATCGGCGGTTAGGAAACCGCCGCCCCGCCCCGCCCCGCCCCAACCGAGATCTTTCGCATATTTTCCGCGATCGTCGTTTGTATACTATTGAACGCACAACGTCCGAGGACTCCAAGCCATGAATCTCGATCTGATCAGCGTCCTGGTAGCCATCGTCGCAGTAGGGATCGGCCTGGCCGGCCTGATTCTGGCCAGTTGGCGGGGCGTCCGGCAGGAGATGCGGGACATGCGCCAGGAGGTGCGGGACGTGCGCAACCACATGGGACGGATCGACTCCCAAATCGCCGCACTCCGGGAACGCATGGCGCACGTGGAAGGATTGCTGAAGGGATTGCGGGATGCTCTCACCCGCCGGACAGCGTCCTAGGAGCCGCGCTGTCCGGAAGGGCGATTGGAAGGGCGATTTCTAATCGCCCTCTTCGTCTTTCCCCCACGCCGAGCAAGAAATCGGCGGTTAGGAAACCGCCGCTCCAGCGAGAGGAAGGGCGATCTCCAATCCCGTCCGCCCCTCAGCCAAGAACTACTAAACACTAATTTTTTCAGTCAATTCCCGGGTTCTTCGCCGAATCGGAAACGGGGTTGACTCCTAATGCTTGACGTGCTGAACAAGCAACAAACAGGTCGCAGATTTCGCGTACTTCGCCGTTTCCCTTTTCCATTCCGTTCCGCAACAAGATAATTCAAGTCGAAGAGAAGTCCGGCGACAGTCCGCGTTTCCTGGCTTCCCGGCGGATTGTCATCCTCCAGGAAGGAAGGGATCACAAAAATTAGCCAGGATTCGATCGAACGATTTGGCTCGTGCCCGCCCACCTGCCACCAGGTCGCCACCATCCTTTTTGTGTCCCGTGCCGTTCATTCCACTGGACTAGAGTAATGAGTGAATGTAGAGCACGAGGAAATCATGTACTCGAAGTGACAAATGGAAGAACAGAGTGTCGTTATTGTGTATCTTTGTCCCAAGACACAAAATATTTGTCACCGGGGTGGCTCGAAGCTGGCTCGGCCATCGAGCCGATTGGTGAAATGCCAAGCTGAGTCTTGTTGCGGGAATCCGGAAGGACCAGGCCGTTGCAGAATCCCAAAGAACTGACACAAAAAATCGAGGCATTGCAGGACCGCATCTCCAAGTTGAACTCGGCCATCCTGCGTATCAGCCAGAGCCTGGACGTCGGCACCGTATTGCAAGACGTCGTGGAAAGCGCGCGGGATTTGACCGGGGCCCGTTACGGTTTGATTGCGACCATCGATGAGTCCGGAAAGGTGCAGGAGTTCGTCAATTCCGGATTCACCGCGGAAGAGCACAAGCAAATGACGGACTGGACCGAGGGACCGCTCCTCTACGAGCATTTCCGCGACCTTCCGGGGGTATTGAGGCTGTGCGACTTGCCCGCTTACGTCCGGTCCCTCGGCTATTCTTCCGACCTGTTGCTGTCGAAGACGTTCCAGGGGACGCCGATGCGTCATCGGGGCGTGCAGGTCGGCAACTTCTTCCTCGCCGAGAAGGAAGGCGGCCACGAGTTCACGAGCGAAGACGAAGAGGTCATGGTGTTGTTCGCATCGCAGGCAGCGGCG
It encodes the following:
- a CDS encoding glycosyltransferase family 2 protein, which produces MTGGYDPRLTVIIPTWNRARLLEHCLSSLARQRVRCPVLVVDNGSTDSTREMLETRFPGVEALALEENQGFARAVNRGILHCSSEYVALLNNDTEVDPGWVEAGLAALDGNPSYWFLASRMVDFRRRDLIDSAGDGYDRTGMPFKRGRGDACRLHSHSRPVLGASAGAAFYRRRLFDRIGLFDETYYMYLEDVELSLRAQFTGHSCLYVPEAIVYHIEAASDSSREDLVADLLASVEEDCRLVLPAETDARVRSIPPRPDPPSLPVCYSPARVYWITRNRWQLMVTYQPGRNLLQLAYGWARSTAFHALKAGYLGSFLRGLAAGMARTPQALAKRWRVRRDRVLTGREICRLMNGS
- a CDS encoding glycosyltransferase family A protein, with the protein product MRATVVIPTFNRSRILVRTLEALGRQTLLEETADDSGGGVPYEVIVVDDGSTDDTGERVRGLASEYPVPLVYLHQENRKQGAARNLGVGRARGEWLVFLGDDTVPGSGFLEGHLGARDGVRNEDAERVVVIGYTPWAREYPRTRFMEYVGEEGWQFGFALIEDPNDVPFNFFYTSNLSISREFFRESGGFDEDFGEYGWEDIELGWRLHRMGMRLVYHADAVAHHHHPTSVRAFVRRQRRVGSSAWNFYRKHPELADFLNVDRLPRYRLRDRVRMELLTWACAWTERRGWPDLSSLYPDLMSYHYNLGLLRGRREERQA